In Paenibacillus larvae subsp. larvae, the following proteins share a genomic window:
- the yihA gene encoding ribosome biogenesis GTP-binding protein YihA/YsxC, with protein sequence MKVNEAQFVISAVGPSQYPTDALPEIALAGRSNVGKSSLINRLINRKNLARTSSQPGKTQTLNYYLINQDLYFVDLPGYGYAKVSKAKRAEWGKFIENYLLKREPLKLVLQLIDLRHPPTKDDQAMYAWLKHHKLPVCVVTTKADKIPKGKWQKHCKVIKETLEFEKSDHMIVFSSETGQGKEELWSFIENKIGWEQQKTAIKE encoded by the coding sequence ATGAAGGTCAATGAAGCACAATTTGTGATCAGTGCGGTTGGACCTTCCCAATATCCAACGGATGCCTTGCCTGAGATTGCCCTGGCAGGGCGTTCTAATGTTGGGAAGTCTTCTTTGATTAACCGACTGATCAACCGGAAAAATTTAGCCCGGACTAGTTCGCAGCCAGGCAAAACACAAACGCTCAATTATTATCTGATTAATCAGGATTTGTATTTTGTAGACCTGCCGGGGTACGGGTATGCCAAAGTATCCAAAGCGAAACGGGCAGAGTGGGGAAAATTTATTGAGAACTATTTGCTCAAGCGGGAGCCTCTTAAGCTTGTGCTGCAGCTGATAGATTTAAGGCATCCTCCGACTAAAGACGATCAAGCGATGTACGCCTGGTTAAAACATCACAAACTGCCTGTTTGCGTTGTAACCACGAAAGCGGACAAAATCCCCAAAGGAAAATGGCAAAAGCATTGCAAGGTTATCAAAGAAACGTTAGAGTTTGAAAAATCAGACCATATGATTGTGTTTTCTTCGGAAACCGGCCAAGGCAAGGAGGAACTTTGGTCTTTTATTGAGAATAAAATCGGCTGGGAACAGCAGAAAACCGCCATTAAGGAATAA